CGAACATGCTTGGCATCTCCATCCGCACCCTGCGCAACAAGATCAGCGCCTATCGCGGAAAAGGGAACGATGTGCCTCAGTCGGCGGCGCAGTAGGCACGGCCATGCCAATGCAAGCGCCCGACGCAGTGACGGCCAGCAATCTGGTGTCATCAGTGACCATGGCCGGCCTGTTGCGCTGCCTGGTGCAGAAAGGCGTGCTAGCTCCGGGCGATATTCGCGAGATCTATGAGACGGCCCTCATGCTGCTTGAGCTGCAACAGGCCAGCGTGCCTGCGAGGCAGGAGGCCTTTGTTGCCGCTCGGGCGGCTCTCGAGAACAGCCTTCAATCGCGCAATCGAAATGCCAATTAAAGGCCAGCGGATTGTCCCGGTGACAAGTCATCGCAGCTGGCTAACCCTGACGCTGAAGTGATTCGACGCGGCGTCGGGTGACCGATCCAATCTTCAGCGCGCATCGCGCGCACTTATCGGGCGGGTTGGACTCCCGCCGCCGCACCAACCACCTTCGATCCAACGCCAAGGCAAGCCCCCCGGCGATCGAGATTACGCTCCCGGTTTTCTCTCGACGGGTCGCGTTGAAAAAAGCACGACGTTCGAAGGCCGCGCATCCCGTTCAGTGCGCGCCACCGCCTCGAGCAGAAGCACGATGGCGCGGCACAGCCGCTCGTCTTCGATACTATCGCTATCAAGTGTGAGGAACGCCTCCATCAAAAAGGCGCGGCATTTACGATAATTGCCCATGGCGAGCATGCTGATGCCAACAGGTGAACGCTCGACAAAATAATTGAGAGCAATTCGACCCACCGACGGCTCACTCTTACTCCACCATGTCGGCCGTCTCTCGCATGCTCCGCACGAGCGGCGCCTCGCGCCGTTAGCGGGTTTCTGGTTCACGGCAGAACAGCTCCTGCCATCCAGCTTCCGTCATCGGGCTCTGGCCTGCCGCCTCGTCGAACTCGAAAGCCACTCCATCCTTGATGGCCTCCCTTTCCGCATCGCTCAGCGGGTGGGCGCTTATATCGTGGCGCACGCTATTGCTGGCGCGTGTCTCCAGTTTCGCGATGCGCTGTGACAATCGCGTCATGGCGCCGGCCTCGCTGCGCTCGCGATGAAGGCGGCACTCAACGCGGCGTCGGACATCAGCCGCACAGCGCGGCTGCCCCGCGTTTGATCGAGCCGATCACAAGGCTCGGCACCTGACACGAGCGCCGCCAGTTCCGTGTCGGAAAGCCCCGGCACATCGCTCCACCGCGCTTCCGGCAACTCAGCAGGCCCGGGCATCGCGCCCATGATGATCGGATCGCCCCGCCTTACGGCTCCAGCCGCGAGTGCGTGCTCGTAGGCTTGCTGGAGGGCTTCCGGCAGCATCACCCTCATTTCTCCCCGCTTGTTCCGTCCGCCGAACTGGCCGCGATGGGATGTTCGGCAGTCGCAATCGCCCGCGTCCCCGCTTCCGGCCAGATCTTCGCGCTAGCGCTTCCGACCCTGCCCCTTCCCTCGGGCGGCTGCAATGACGGCCGGCTCCGCTGTCAGCGCCGCCCGGCGTTCGGCCTTCTCAGTCTTCGTGGCACGGGTGTCAGCGAGCACACCACCGAGGGAGGCGCGCCAATGAGCGAGCAGCCCGATCCTGTCTTCGCCGCGATCGAGCGCTGGCTGCCGCTATGGGCATTCCTTACCGCCGCTGGCGATATCGAGGTCTTCACGGTTCGCTTGAAAAGTCAGGATTGCTGCCAGCTTGTCCCGCTTGCGGCTGGTCGCGTTTATCGTCATTGCGAACCCAGTCCGGGTTGTTCGGGCGACCAAACCCTCGATGCGGCCGACTTCGTCGATGTAGGCAACAATGCGCTCACCCGGACGAACTTGGACGGACGTTTCAAGGCTAAGGCCGCCTGGGCTCATATCGACTGCGCGGCAGGTTGCCTCCTGGCGCGTGGTCAGCATCAGGCGGCCAGCCAAGCTCACAGGCACGCGACCATGGCGGCGCTTATCTGGGGATCTGTCGCTCGGCCTCATTGCTGAACGGTGCCAACCGCGAGTTACCGTTAGGTAAA
Above is a genomic segment from Bosea sp. NBC_00550 containing:
- a CDS encoding PilZ domain-containing protein translates to MRPSDRSPDKRRHGRVPVSLAGRLMLTTRQEATCRAVDMSPGGLSLETSVQVRPGERIVAYIDEVGRIEGLVARTTRTGFAMTINATSRKRDKLAAILTFQANREDLDIASGGKECP